A region of the Mytilus galloprovincialis chromosome 1, xbMytGall1.hap1.1, whole genome shotgun sequence genome:
tgttattcagtattcgtttGAGAATACATATGAAACTTTGCAGCaatgctttcgacaattttgaataaaacttaactattcacatttatttaggggctcaattaagcagaggaagttccctttgtattgtgaatcttttataatatCGGAAATTTGTTACCGGCTGTATCAGCTGTTGGGTCAACGTCACCcaatcgtacgagaacattatggtcaatgccttagtagttaaacactcccattcgttgtagaagggactttctatactaagtatatactagtttagAAAATCCCTgattgtagttatatacatgtctgttcagctttcaacaatattgaaattcaaggtcctcgataaaaaaagatcttgcgttctatgatcttgctgtatatatatatatttaacttaccagtttgatttctaacaaaaatatctttaaatacagataataattgtttgcataaaaattgcttccaggatccagcaatactgatgtttctttgagtaaggaaatcgaaggaaaacgggtgatTTTTAGCCATTtcactgagagaaaaaaaatcggcGGGGGGCTGCGACCCCCAACCCCTCTATCTTAGGGGCCTCAGTCGGCGGCCCCCAaaccctgcctcccctgaattcaaaccctagttacggccctggagcCTGTGATAGCTTTACATGGGGATAGCGATCCGGCGTCTACAGCAGGAGCGGTGTTGGCTTACTTctgcttacttcttaaaagctttatattttagaaggtggaagacctgggtacttcatactttgtatatacatgtataagcctCATTACGAAGTTTCCTTCTGTTAAACATCCAGtgtccttgacctcaatttcatggttcagtgactacttgaaaaagaacttttaagttttatgtagtgttaatttctctcttattatgagtagtaggttaactatatttggtatgtgcgtatctTGCAAGGTCCTCACACAGTTTGCACTTGACatggacctcatttcatggataagTGGATAAAGTTTGatggtctagtatatttggtgtatggaaggattgccaggtgtcatctgaccttgaactcattttcatggttcagtggttatagttaatgTTTAATTTCTTGGTTAATTCTGTTTCTTATAAACTACAAGCAATAGGCAATTATATTCagtgtattgaatgattataGGTGTACATGTTTTTCtcatttggtttatatgaccttgacctgattttcttggatcatgttaagttgatgtaatagttgtagtaaagctttttATTTAGGAATATCACCATAATATCAATgcttagtaaagaaggtgagacatttcaggtgtgcactcttgttcttatactataagcaataggttaactttatatttttattgaatgGTTATAAGCTGTATATGTCGGTCtagcaggtatcatctgaccttaacctcattttggTCAATGGTAAGTTTTCAtgggtaatataaaaaagatgtggtatgattgtcaaagagacaactttccacaagaaaccaaatgatacagaaattaacaactataggtcacagtacggccttcaactatgaacaaaccccataccgcatactggcgcatagtcagctataaaagtccccgaaattgcaaaagtaaaacaattcgaacgagaaaactagcggcctaatatatgtacaaaaaatgaacgaaaagcaaatgAGTAACTCATCaataaacaacaaccactgaattacagactcctgacttgggacaggcacataaatatagaacgtggcggggttaaacatgttagcgggatcccaacactcccctaacctgggacagtcgCGTAATAGTTCAAcattagaacgaactataaaataccgttgaaaaaggcttaactcatcatatGGATATAAACAGAAATgctacacagagtggacgtggccaggtacttgtatatccaaacaacaaaaagacattaggTACAGATCTAAGAGATCTCACAGTTACTgccagctagttcaaagccacttacatctaataaaacaatcatgcatctaagactacattatcaatcagtacacatccaacatccaatgaatttagtgtaaagacatcattaAAACAGTCAGAGAGAAaaaatgaccttgtgcaatgtcaagatataggtatcgacagattgtataTTCATGACTCGATGTGTATACTACTATTACTAACAATTTGTTTCCCATATTTAAATCACATCATGTAGAAGTGAACCTTATGTGTTCCTCTCATAgctatcaaaaatcaaaaatgtggAACATAATTTATAGAACCCAACTGAATGGGAAAAACTGAACTCATTTTGCCAGAAAACACACAAACATccaacatactatccacactgatctatTTCCACAACTCCACACTTGTAGAAAAAAAATCCCTTTATCCTTATCTTTTCCGGAATGATAAGCTATAAAACagcaagctttttagaaaagcaaTTACTTGTTGTTACCTGCAATTAATAGGTAAAGTGATACAAAACATAACAATACAAAACTCGTAGAGCATATACAATGGCGACTGCTGAAGTATTAACTTCCTGTATAAAGGATGACGATATAATAACGTGTACAATTTGTCTAGAACAGTTTAATAATCCGAagtatttaccatgtttacatacATTTTGCGAAAGTTGTATTGCCACATATATTACTTCCGTGTTTGAAAAAGACAATACAAGTATTGGTTGTCCAGTTTGTAGAGCTAAGGTTTCTGTCCCTGCTGAAGGAATAACGCCAGAGGAATGGGCAAAACAGTTGCCTCTGAATTTTCTCCTTGTCGGATTAATCGAAAAACATAAAGTAGAACGTACAGAAAAGATATGCATGTCATGCGAACGATTTGATGTTAATACGAAATCAGAAGCGTCTTCCGTGTGTATTGATTGCTCTGACACTCTTTGCGCAACATGTACAAGATGTCATAAAAGTAGTAAATTAAGTTCAAACCATGAAATTGTTCCAATATCAGACATTTTAAAAGACGGCTATGCTTTGAAATCATTTAAGAACATGTGCTCCGAGCACAAAACTAAAGAGCTGGAATTATTCTGTGTAGATCATGATTGTCCATGCTGTTCAATATGTGTTTCAGTCAAACATAGAAAATGCAAAAATGTTCTGACTATCGAGGAAGCTGCTAAGAAATTCAGAGAATCAAACACCGTAAGCAAGACTACAAACGAGGTTAGTGCTTTATTGGCAGATTTAGATGCTGTGTTGGAATCTGAAAGAAGTTCTTT
Encoded here:
- the LOC143046637 gene encoding protein meiotic P26-like; protein product: MATAEVLTSCIKDDDIITCTICLEQFNNPKYLPCLHTFCESCIATYITSVFEKDNTSIGCPVCRAKVSVPAEGITPEEWAKQLPLNFLLVGLIEKHKVERTEKICMSCERFDVNTKSEASSVCIDCSDTLCATCTRCHKSSKLSSNHEIVPISDILKDGYALKSFKNMCSEHKTKELELFCVDHDCPCCSICVSVKHRKCKNVLTIEEAAKKFRESNTVSKTTNEVSALLADLDAVLESERSSLVDIGATYNTEMQKCDQFWKTLLQKIEELKSKWTKAYQKTYHSEQAKLELSIRDAENRKKAVTNTKQILEATLKEASDVQLMIEIKKLKIYIEKQFRSFESTQNTYSKIEFQFIDSVDDIVKNIEEKIVINNDKIPQVLHFSSTKCVKNEIKDESFDDYDDSDSDTISKNDSSLNTGHSKGIDSKCRKTSIGMKKSEIKKRWRIEQRRKLRDLEHYSTQTDKTKSEFVR